The Gemmatimonadota bacterium DH-78 region GCTCGCGCGAGCTCTGCAGCACGAGAACGATCACCTCGACGGAGTCCTCTTCCTCGATCGGGTGAGCGCGCTCAAGCGCCGCATGCTCCTCAAGAAGTGGCGCAAGCTCCAGGAGGAGGAGTGAGGGTCCTGTTCTGGGGTACGCCCGATTTCGCGGTGCCCTCGCTGCGCGCCCTCGGCGAAGAGGGGCACCAGGTGGTGGGGGTGGTCACCCAGCCCGACCGCCCCGCGGGACGCGGCCGACAGGTGCGGCCCTCGCCGGTGAAGGAGTTCGCCCTCTCCGAGGGGCTCCAGGTGTTCACGCCGGAGAAACCGCGCGGGGAGTCGTTCATGGACTCCATGCGGGCGCTGGACCCGGAAATCAGTGTGGTCGTGGCGTACGGCCACATTCTCGTTCGCGAGGTGCTGGATCTTCCCGAGCGCGGATCGATCAACGTGCACGCCTCGCTGCTCCCGGAACTGCGGGGCGCGGCGCCGATCCACTGGGCGATCGCCCGGGGCCACGAGGTGACGGGGGTGACGATCATGCGCATGGCCGAGGCCATGGACGCCGGTCCGATCCTGCACACGGTGGAGGAGCCGATCGGGCCTCGCGACACCTCCACCGAGCTCACCGCCCGGCTCTCCGGGGTGGGCGCGCAGGCCCTGCTCGAGGCCCTCACCCTCCTCGAGCTGGGCGACCTGCCCGAGGTGGAGCAGGACCACGACCGGGCGACGTACGCCCCGAAGGTGAGCCGTGCCCTGGCCCGCATCGACTGGGCGGCGCCGGCGCGTACGGTCGCCGATCTGGTGCGCGCGATGGACGCGGTGCCCGGCTCGTGGACCACCCTCGACGGGGCTCCGCTGAAGCTGTTCCGGCCGTGGCTCGAGCCACACGACGAGGGGGCGTCCGAGTTCGCGGCACCCGCAGGCGAGGCCGCGCCCGGCACGGTGATCGACGCCGAGGGCGGCACCGGGCGCGGGCTCGGGGTGATGGCGGGCGACGGACCGGTGTGGTTCGCCGAGGTCCAGCCG contains the following coding sequences:
- the fmt gene encoding methionyl-tRNA formyltransferase — its product is MRVLFWGTPDFAVPSLRALGEEGHQVVGVVTQPDRPAGRGRQVRPSPVKEFALSEGLQVFTPEKPRGESFMDSMRALDPEISVVVAYGHILVREVLDLPERGSINVHASLLPELRGAAPIHWAIARGHEVTGVTIMRMAEAMDAGPILHTVEEPIGPRDTSTELTARLSGVGAQALLEALTLLELGDLPEVEQDHDRATYAPKVSRALARIDWAAPARTVADLVRAMDAVPGSWTTLDGAPLKLFRPWLEPHDEGASEFAAPAGEAAPGTVIDAEGGTGRGLGVMAGDGPVWFAEVQPPGKRRMEVDAWLAGRGVEPGAHLE